The Microplitis mediator isolate UGA2020A chromosome 10, iyMicMedi2.1, whole genome shotgun sequence genomic sequence cagaaaaaaggattttttggcgcGAGATATATTTTGCACTTTAAATTGGAGACAGAAATTTTCTtcagactgaaaaaaaaatttttggcgcgttttttttcttgtttaaaaaaattctttgtttttaatgtgatactgaaattagccaacgtctaataattttcggatttaaaaaaaaaatatttcaaaaaattgcacttatggtttttaaaattctctacatgtgcatttttttatttttattttttttaaaaattaaattagtggaaaaaaaatttgaaaattattgtctGCTATCTTATGATTTTGGAGTCAACCGATGTCTAATaacttttagatttttttttaaaacaataaattgtaaaaaaaaaatatttgaaaaaattgcacttatagttttttaaattctctacatgtgcatttttttattttttactttttttaaattaaattattggaaaaaaaatttgaaaattattgtctGCTATCTTATGATTTTGGAGTTAAccgatgtctaataattttttgatttttttttttaaacaataaattgtaaaaaaaaaaatatttgaaaaaattgcacttatagttttttaaattccctacatgtgaattttttgattttttttttaaattacattattggaaaaaaaatttgaaaattattgtctGCTATCTTATGATTTTGGAgttaaccgacgtctaataacttttagattttttttttaaacaataaattgtaaaaaaaaaatattaaaaaaaattgcacttatagttttttaaattctctacatgtgcatttttttattttttactttttttaaattgaactattggaaaaaaaattcgaaaattattaattgtctgttatCTCATGATTCTGGAGTTAACCGACGTCTAAAaacttttagattttttttttaaacaataaattgtaaaaaaaaattatttaaaaaaattgcactgatagtttttgaaattctctacatgtgcatttttttagttttgattttttgtaatcgatttgtcgaaaaaaaaatccgaaaactGTTGATTGTCTggcaaattcaaaattatgtcTTCAactcaattcaaaaaatttcttgtggcaaataaaaatttttttgcttcaagaaatttttttttctgtacatctatatatataaatatataaattgttgATGTAACtgattaaaattgaataataaaataaaaaaaaaatccatacataGTAAAATGTCATGTctatttgataattatgataaCTTCTCATAGTAAGTATTGACTGACATAAGCCATGAGTGTTAACATTCTATGTAacaaaaaaggtaaaaaaaaaaaagctgtgCGAGTTCTGGCACACGAAGAACAGAACCCGCTACACTACACTCCACACTAGGAGAATCTGGTCTGTTACTTTTTCTTGCGTAAGAATCAAAGTAGCAGTGAGCGGGTATAAGTAGTGTACAGGGCTTGAGGTAATGTGAAGGTACAGGACAAAGAGAAGGGAAGTCAGTTAAAGAAAGCcagagtatatatatacatatatatataaatgtctTGGGAGGGAGAGAGGGAGAGACTCATAGGAAATGAGTTCTAAAAGGAGAGACAGCGAGATAAAAGGTGAGGCGATGACGGTGCcgcgacgacgacgacgatgTTGATGTGGTGGCGGTGGAGGAGAAAAGAGAAGAAGAGGGCATGAAGAGAAGGCGGACTCCCGGCACGCGAAGGTCGATGTGCCGTTGTCTCGCGTTGCTCTCTCGCACCAGGAAATTGCCATCTTCCACGTCATAGCCTTCCAATAGCGATACTTAAATGTTGATGTATAGTTACACGTAAATATTCAACTCATGCGTGTActacttagtttttttttttttttaatttttataaataataataataaattttacacaaTTGCTAAAGCTTTTAATGAGCGAAttgtaataacaatttaagTGGGGTTAATATTGGTCAGTACAAGTACAAGAAAGCCAATTGACGAGATGACTTCATTCGTTATGAGcctcttttaaaaaataactaagaTTAATCTTGTCAGAGTTTTAAACTCCGAGGTCGATGCAATTAAAAATGtctattattgttaatttttttttttattattattaataagtatatgtatatgtatatgtatatatagtattaGTTGAAGCTGTTTTTACAACGGAAGCACCTTCGACGTCGATGGAAATGCGGTATGCAAATCCGGGACAAGAACGGATACTGGTCTTCCTGCTGCTACCGTCAGTAGTCACTGTTTCTTATAAACTTATCGTCAAGACCTTCGCGTTTTACGATACAATACTCTCACGCGACATTCTTTTAGTTTACGATAACATGTAACTATAAGTACAAATAatctttgataattaaatgtgaaatagtaaaattaattcctacaataattagttttaatttgaataataggATCCAATTTAATCAAAgctacaatttaaaatattaagcaacataattatttaatattaatggtatttattattattattattaatttttttttttcttgtgttGCAGCCAGGTGATAGTGTGAACGTCGTGTTATGAAACTATTGCCGACGATTCAGTTGCCGCAACTACCGCCGGTCTCAGCTGCTGGCGGCATGACGGGAATGGATTCCCGTCTCCCACCAGGGATATCTTTACCTTTCAGTCCCACGGATTTATTGTGGCGATATCCGCCCATGAGTTTTCCCTCTCATCCACCTCAAAGTCCTCTCTTGGACTTTAAAACTCATTTGCCTTCGAGTTTAGGtgagttattttattgtttaattaaatatatatgagggtgtttaaaaaaaaaattttattggaaacaagttcaaaatttgaatttggatataaaaatacgtcggtgaaaattaaagctctCAATATTTTAGAGGTTTCGCATCGCacttatgatcctgaagctTGCAGacaattagaatttttttttcaacgatatgatataaaaaaaaaaaataaataaaaaaatgcacgtgtagaaaattaaaaaaactatcagtgcaattttttcaaatacttttttttttataattcgtcGGCTAGCTTTAGTATGGTTTCGcgtttttctattttccataagaattacatggaaaaaattttctttgcaacttctgatttttataacaagCTAACGATGCATCGTAGGAAAATTTTGCAGATAAATtgtgtagggaattgaatgctctacaaaaaaagtctcttttcgttttttgataaatttatctgttcaaaatttattggagctggaagtcaaatttgtagtaaattttgagatctttttacttttgcgGTGAAACTATCAAACTTATCATGAAATgtcataggaccttttttgtagacaattttattccttacaaattgtctctgataaaatttttcgaaattctgcattcttttctagttatttgcattttaatgtcaagctcttcaAATTGATCAAAATACTACTCTTTTcaagagcttggcattaaaatgaaaataattaaaaaacaatgcggaatttaaaaaaactttatcaaaggtaatttatagaaaataaaattgtctacaaaaaagatcttatgacattttgtgataagtctgatagtttcgccggaaacgtAAAagaatctcaaaatttactataaatttgacttccaattttaataacttttgaacagataaatttttcaaaaaatgctaagagactttttttgtagagcattcaattacctACCAAAACACGTCTGCAGATTTTTCCTACGACGCATTGTTAGcttgttataaaaatcagaagacgtaaaggaaatttttttccatgtcaTTCTTATGGAAACTCCAATTTTCAGGCGtaattttatatctaaattcaacttttgaacctgtctccgaaaaaaaatttttttttaaacaccctaatatatataaattaattaccaaaatttataacgttgaataatgattataattatttatagctTCAGATCCTCGAGTATGGTCGCGAGATGATGTCGCGACATTTCTCCGATGGTCAGAACGTGAATTCGATCTGCCTCAATTTGACATGGACATGTTTCAAATGAATGGAAAAGCTCTATGTCTGTTAACAAAATCAGACTTGGGCGAAAGATGTCCTGGTGCTGGAGATGTTCTTCACAATGTCCTCGGTATGCTGGCTCGAGATTTCAATCAATTACAACGATGTCTTCCAAGTAGTCCTGTAACGCCTACGAGACATTCGGCATATCCTTTGAGTCCTCACTCACATCCGCCAACGCCAACGTGGGCTGAAAATCCTTATGCAGCGAACCTTGCCTCACTTATGTCTGCTAATTCAGTAACACTCTCACCGGCGCCATCAGTTGATAGTCAAGCGGGATCCCCCGGTCATGCTGAGAGTAATCAAACTCAAGTGTATAAAAGTGATTCAGATGAGGATAATCATCAGAGTAGCAGTAGTCCACCAGCAACACCAACCGCTCTCACGGCTCAGAGACTCAGTGAAGTTTGCGTCAAGGACCAGCCCAGTCCCACATTGCCATCTCAATTAATGCCACTTACGCCTGGAGGATTCCGACCTGCTTCTACTGCTAGAGAATTTTTTCCCAGCGATTCACCTGAACCCAATACGAGtatgttgatatattttattaataaactctTTTTCAGGGTGGCCACGAACCGAAAAAACCGGgaattatcagggaattttgaaaagtatccgggaattaaattgtaacagttcaaaattttaaaaattttaaattataaactagttataaaaattaagggaaattgaaaaaatttcaaattttgaagtgattttcaacagattgtaactcgaaggaaaatggtcatacgacaaaaacaaaaaaggtaaattgtagcttcaagtgtctagttttttgatctggtctttaaatttttttattatgtgcggttccggagtaatcctaagaaaactatcgaaaaataaatttaccaaatttttgctcgtcttaaaaacggtcttcgagcttcaataaatttttttcgataattatgattgatttttgattgctcCGGAATTGtgcatagtaaaaaaatttaaagacccagatcagaaaactagacacttgaagcagcagtttgactttttgtttttatcgtacgaccattttccttcgagttacaaattgttgaaaattactaaaaaatttgaaatttttttaatatcccacaatttttgtaaccagtgtattttgaatttatttaaatcataaaatttcttattaaatattttaacttatacatttttaacatcgaataatcaaaagtaggcaatattaatttattttattgccttttttttggtttctttTATGAttcaattatcaaatttaattattaaaaatgaaaatataataaaaactttgaatatctaaatgatacgaataaaatttctaaatcagggaaaaatgtaaaaaactttactgaaaaaccgggaaatatcagggaattttgaaatcatttctttgtggccACTCTGTTTTTGCTGCttgaattttcttatttatttatttattttttttttctttatctagATGGGAGACTTCTTTGGGACTTTTTACAACAGCTATTAAATGATCCGTCCCAGAGATATACGCATTATATTGCGTGGAAAAGCCAGGAAACGGGAGTTTTCAAAATAGTCGACCCGCCAGGTCTGGCGAGACTTTGgggaatacaaaaaaatcatttgtcTATGAATTATGATAAAATGAGTAGAGCACttcgttattattatcgtGTTAATATACTGAGGAAAGTTCAAGGCGAACGTCACTGTTATCAGTGAGTATAATAAACCAGTTGATAGCAATACATATTCGGGGGATTCATTTTTAAcgaatatttgttttttttactcgtacagaaaaatattgaagtatcaggaaaaaattatctaaattttagcccttaattttacttctaaaaacttttattttgattttagttttttttatttaaaacgatgacactgaagtttgacctttaataatttttgaatttttttaaaaacgcgaaattgtaaaagaaaaattttgaaaaaattgcacttatagttggttaaattttctatatgtgcatttatttagtttatttttttttgtaattaatttgttgaaaaaaaaatccgataatttctaattgtctattttttttaaattatctgtaGCTCAGCATTTcaagttatcgggtcgccgtttgcggTATTTGGTAGTCAATTTTGTACTCTTCCCTTAGTACTTTTACTGtgactctaattgttttttttatattggttctgaaaataattttttcaatgataatttgGGTTTTTCGTTGATATagactgagtaaaaaaatttacaataaaaatgtaaataaaaattttttaggatatttaattctctacaaaaaaggtcctgttggttaagtggctcaagttcttcgttcacgagatatagggattttattaattttgttaaaaattttccgatgCTTATCAAATCTAATTCTTCTAATTTTCGTTAATaggttgaattaaaaatagaaaaatatttactgatttaaaattaaaattaaaaagaatttagtcgaatttaaaaaaaaaattttagttacaaaattaataaaatccctatatctcgcgaacgatgAACTTGAGCCGCTTAACCAAgagaaccttttttgtagagaattaaatttcctaaaaaatttttatttacatttttactgtaaattttgttaCTTAGTCTATATCAATGAAAAACCcaaattatcattgaaaaaatgattttagaaccaatataaaaaaaaacaattagagtcacagtaaaattactaaaagaacttttgaagagtatgaAATTGCCTACAGAGCtacagagaatttaaaaaaaatagttcgaTACCTTGTACATTTTAAATGATCCAGTtaccagacaattaaaaattatcggattttttttttcaacaaattaattataaaaaaaaataaactaaaaaaatgcgaatgtagagaatttaaaaaactataagtgcaattttttaaaatatttttttttttacaatttctcgtttttaaaaaaattcaaaaattattcgtcGTCAGCCAACTTCAATGATTCTAAAGTTAGCCGAtgtcgaataattttttgatttttttttaaacgataaattgttaaaaaaaaatatttaaataaattgcacttatagttttttcaattttctacatgtgcatttttttagtttttatttttttgtaattgatttgttgaaaaaaaaatatggaaattgttaattgcctgccaacttcagtatcatcgaaaaaacttgaaaataaaaataaaagtttttggaagtaaaattaaaggctaaaaatttagaaaattttattcttgatTCATCAATATTTTGCTGTGggggtaaaaaatatttcgtgcAAAACAAATCACCTTATAgatacaatataaatttatgtatataaatttttattatttctgttACAGATTTCTTCGCAATCCCAcagaactaaaaaatataaaaaatatatcgttATTACGCCAGCAAATGCGAATAAAATCCGAACCAGATGAAGAAAGTCCTGTGTCCGTAAACGGAATAGAACAGGAAGTAGATATGCCGACTGACCTCTCAATGTCAAGCATGAATCAGCCTTCTTTCGAGCAGCCTCTTCCTCTCCACGATCCACCTGCCAAGTATCGTAGTCACGCGTACAATCTCGCTAAAACTAATCAAGAACCGGAAGACAGGAAGTGACGCGAGACTTAACAGGGACATGCATTGAGTTTATGTGTCGCGActgtttagtataaaaaaaaaaaacatatatataaaagtaagcttttattttattaaagttcACTAGTTATGATTCGTCGCTGTGCCCAAGTGAATCTAATTAATCAAGACTGATTCATTAAATCCGACAATCGAATGTTTCATGTTCAATTATTACGATTACAAACATTTACTATGTACAGTAAaaaagaagataaaaaaaaactaaactatAAACGTCCTCCAATGCCGGTAAATTAACTGGTtgagtataaaaaagtttatcttCCAAATTACCATATGAGATTCCAGTTGGATTACCAGTAATTAGAGTCCAGCCGTGATATTTTATCTctctcattttatttaataaaaaaaaaaaatatcaatttttgaaattgacaAATTAatcgagaaaaattaaaatttttttcccttgtaaatatatgtatattaattatatatatatatgtttatatcttatatattatagtcatatataattataaatatttgttcatacaattttattataaataaatataagcatATCGAGTTGCTCATGTTAAACATGTAGTGATAAATGTTTGTCTATatgcaaaaatatatatgattacataTGATTTAATATATAGCAATAAAAAGCTTCAAAAGTatcggtttttaaaaatatatgagaatatCTGATATAGTTTCGATTTATggacaaaaaatatatgatatttatattgGAAATTCATATCTGAGTATATAACcgttttatatatgtattagatAAGTGCAAAATATGTGGCAATAAGTATTATGAATATGATGATATCCATTcttaatcatatatgataataagtattcatttatgattatatatgttcatatatgacCTTATGTGATATCAAATGTGCCAATAAATAGCCTTATACATGGTCAGATATGATAATATCtactcatatatgattatacctGTTTAGAtgtgaatttatattaatcatatatgtttttaatataaatatatacatatatttgtatagatATGAAGCTATTTATTGCTATATTTAGTATCATTTTAATAGATCTGGTCATGTGTAAGCagatattatcatatattatgtgatttttatttaaaaaatatatatatgtatgactgtgctgagaaaaattttttttggacccatatgaaaatttgaatgtaacaaaaaaattggtatCAAGTTGGGctccaatttaaaaaacgcgcgctcacgtaaataaaattttctttttaaataacgggaaattttttttactgaaattttataactcgttAATGGATCAATTAATTGGGGACCGTAACATATTTTGgtagagaatttaatgctTTAGacaaaaggtctcttataattttctgataaatttaaccgttcaaaatttttttacgaaaatttcagttttttccgaaattatttatttttaaaatctgtaattacaactgagatttaaaaattatttaatgacatattttgattgcaaaaaaaatgatctgCAAAAAAGTTCTGTGACATTTTGCGTTAAAACTGaaagttttgctggaaaagtaaaaaaaccagaaatttatcataaatttgaattcaaacttgaataacttttgaacggttaaatttatcaaaaaattataagaaaccttttttgtagagcatttaattct encodes the following:
- the LOC130675603 gene encoding ets DNA-binding protein pokkuri isoform X1, which gives rise to MKLLPTIQLPQLPPVSAAGGMTGMDSRLPPGISLPFSPTDLLWRYPPMSFPSHPPQSPLLDFKTHLPSSLASDPRVWSRDDVATFLRWSEREFDLPQFDMDMFQMNGKALCLLTKSDLGERCPGAGDVLHNVLGMLARDFNQLQRCLPSSPVTPTRHSAYPLSPHSHPPTPTWAENPYAANLASLMSANSVTLSPAPSVDSQAGSPGHAESNQTQVYKSDSDEDNHQSSSSPPATPTALTAQRLSEVCVKDQPSPTLPSQLMPLTPGGFRPASTAREFFPSDSPEPNTNGRLLWDFLQQLLNDPSQRYTHYIAWKSQETGVFKIVDPPGLARLWGIQKNHLSMNYDKMSRALRYYYRVNILRKVQGERHCYQFLRNPTELKNIKNISLLRQQMRIKSEPDEESPVSVNGIEQEVDMPTDLSMSSMNQPSFEQPLPLHDPPAKYRSHAYNLAKTNQEPEDRK
- the LOC130675603 gene encoding ets DNA-binding protein pokkuri isoform X2, producing the protein MKLLPTIQLPQLPPVSAAGGMTGMDSRLPPGISLPFSPTDLLWRYPPMSFPSHPPQSPLLDFKTHLPSSLDPRVWSRDDVATFLRWSEREFDLPQFDMDMFQMNGKALCLLTKSDLGERCPGAGDVLHNVLGMLARDFNQLQRCLPSSPVTPTRHSAYPLSPHSHPPTPTWAENPYAANLASLMSANSVTLSPAPSVDSQAGSPGHAESNQTQVYKSDSDEDNHQSSSSPPATPTALTAQRLSEVCVKDQPSPTLPSQLMPLTPGGFRPASTAREFFPSDSPEPNTNGRLLWDFLQQLLNDPSQRYTHYIAWKSQETGVFKIVDPPGLARLWGIQKNHLSMNYDKMSRALRYYYRVNILRKVQGERHCYQFLRNPTELKNIKNISLLRQQMRIKSEPDEESPVSVNGIEQEVDMPTDLSMSSMNQPSFEQPLPLHDPPAKYRSHAYNLAKTNQEPEDRK